One window of Podarcis raffonei isolate rPodRaf1 chromosome 15, rPodRaf1.pri, whole genome shotgun sequence genomic DNA carries:
- the LOC128402910 gene encoding actinia tenebrosa protease inhibitors-like: MFLLIDGLSWLLECPLPFPYTKMYKVPSLSSKHPHQTAVMQGSHIAVLILELLICSYAAAQQISGRYPSKCKLPIETGKCKASFPRFYFDLHTRKCEEFVYGGCGGNANNFRNSADCIWECERFELLPEKCKLPLNKGVWGRKPTVRYFYDFKKKKCTMFFYNGFGGNKNNFLHIRQCIQQCADVVYMPKRCKLPVVSGPCRAYFRRYFYNTKTNRCELFIYGGCMGNENNFTERIDCIRQCQSYGPYEDYDPKQRFP; encoded by the exons ATGTTCCTACTTATTGATGGACTGTCTTGGCTGCTTGAATGCCCACTACCATTTCCttatacaaaaatgtataaagtgcCTTCACTAAGCAGCAAGCACCCACATCAGACAGCAGTCATGCAGGGCAGTCACATTGCTGTCCTGATCCTGGAACTTCTCATATGCTCATATGCTGCCGCTCAGCAAATATCAG gAAGATATCCTTCAAAATGCAAACTCCCTATAGAAACAGGAAAATGCAAAGCAAGCTTTCCAAGATTTTACTTTGATCTCCACACCAGGAAGTGTGAAGAATTCGTTTACGGCGGCTGTGGAGGCAATGCTAATAACTTCAGGAATTCGGCGGATTGCATTTGGGAATGTGAAAGGTTTG aATTGCTGCCTGAAAAATGCAAACTCCCGCTAAACAAGGGAGTATGGGGCAGAAAACCCACAGTGAGATATTTCTATGATTTCAAAAAGAAGAAGTGTACaatgttcttttataatggcttTGGAGGCAATAAAAACAACTTTCTGCATATTCGACAATGTATTCAGCAGTGTGCAGATGTTG taTATATGCCCAAGAGATGTAAGCTCCCTGTAGTCAGTGGACCCTGTAGAGCGTACTTTCGTCGCTACTTCTATAATACCAAGACCAATAGGTGTGAGCTGTTTATCTATGGTGGCTGTATGGGCAATGAGAACAACTTTACAGAACGGATAGATTGCATCCGTCAGTGCCAAAGTTACG GCCCATATGAAGACTATGACCCCAAACAACGATTCCCCTGA